The following proteins come from a genomic window of Sulfitobacter indolifex:
- the dnaG gene encoding DNA primase, translating to MSLPPGFLEELRDRASLSQVVGRKVIWDNRKSNQGKGDMWAPCPFHQEKSASFHVDDRKGFYYCFGCHAKGDAISFVRETENVSFMEAVEIIAREVGMPVPKQDPRAQAKSDRRTQLAEVMEQAVQWFRLQLRTGAAGPARDYLAKRGLSEKAQAHWEIGFAPDNWQGLWDALKAKGVEDDLIFGAGLAKPSTKGGRPYDTFRGRIMFPIRDARGRAIAFGGRAMDPNDKAKYLNSPETELFDKGRSLYNVKDARAAAGRGQPLIVAEGYMDVIALHGAGFEGAVAPLGTAITENQLQMLWRIAPEPIITLDGDAAGQRAALRLIDLALPLLEAGQSLRFAVMPEGQDPDDLLRAQGAGALQKLLDSALPMVKLLWQRETEGKVFDSPERKAALDKSLREKIKLIRDPSIRSHYGQEIKDLRWDLFRPQKPRADFRPVGGRGPGKGVGKGGKGGNWGAPLAPLASTKASALVAMSDDQVGLHLREAVILVALAGCPQLIETFETGLEGMACTDPDHARLRDLLLRFGHASEEVLREEISYSLGWETLENIKAQRHVAITPCIRKPGNVEMTRMTVAEELAKLDAARGLNEEIAEAVEDLSGPADEGVTWRLSEAARAADIARRSAQEDNNGEFDVGDNGMTMSRDERSALDALLGTIRYDKSKGRG from the coding sequence ATGAGCCTGCCCCCTGGATTTTTGGAAGAACTGCGTGACCGCGCCAGCCTGTCTCAGGTGGTGGGGCGCAAGGTCATATGGGACAACCGAAAGTCCAATCAGGGCAAGGGCGACATGTGGGCGCCGTGCCCCTTCCATCAGGAAAAATCCGCCAGCTTTCACGTCGATGACCGAAAGGGGTTCTACTACTGCTTTGGCTGCCACGCCAAAGGGGATGCGATCTCTTTCGTGCGCGAGACCGAGAATGTGAGCTTTATGGAGGCGGTGGAAATCATCGCCCGCGAAGTCGGCATGCCGGTGCCCAAGCAAGACCCGCGCGCGCAGGCAAAGTCTGACCGTCGCACCCAACTGGCCGAGGTGATGGAGCAGGCGGTACAGTGGTTCCGCCTACAACTGCGCACCGGGGCGGCGGGGCCCGCGCGGGATTATCTGGCCAAGCGCGGCCTGTCTGAGAAAGCGCAGGCGCATTGGGAAATTGGCTTTGCCCCCGATAATTGGCAGGGGCTGTGGGACGCGCTCAAGGCCAAGGGGGTCGAGGATGACCTGATCTTTGGCGCAGGGCTGGCGAAACCCTCGACCAAAGGCGGGCGGCCTTACGACACTTTCCGGGGCCGGATCATGTTTCCGATCCGGGATGCACGGGGCCGGGCGATTGCCTTTGGGGGCCGCGCGATGGACCCAAACGACAAGGCGAAATACCTAAACTCGCCGGAAACCGAGCTATTTGATAAAGGCCGCAGCCTTTACAACGTGAAAGACGCCCGCGCCGCTGCAGGTCGGGGTCAGCCGCTGATCGTGGCCGAAGGCTATATGGATGTGATTGCCCTGCATGGGGCGGGCTTTGAGGGGGCCGTGGCACCGCTCGGCACCGCGATTACTGAAAACCAGTTGCAGATGCTGTGGCGTATCGCGCCCGAGCCGATCATCACGCTGGATGGCGATGCGGCGGGCCAGCGCGCGGCACTTCGGTTGATCGATTTGGCGCTTCCACTGCTAGAGGCTGGACAGAGTCTGCGGTTTGCCGTGATGCCCGAGGGCCAAGACCCCGACGATCTGCTGCGCGCGCAGGGGGCGGGGGCGTTGCAGAAACTGCTGGATAGCGCCCTGCCGATGGTTAAGCTGCTCTGGCAGCGCGAGACCGAAGGTAAGGTGTTCGACAGCCCCGAACGCAAAGCGGCGCTTGATAAAAGCCTGCGCGAAAAGATTAAATTGATCCGCGATCCGTCGATCCGCAGCCACTACGGGCAAGAGATCAAAGACCTGCGGTGGGACCTGTTTCGCCCGCAAAAGCCACGCGCTGATTTTCGCCCCGTGGGCGGCAGGGGGCCGGGCAAGGGCGTCGGCAAAGGCGGTAAGGGCGGCAACTGGGGTGCACCACTGGCACCCTTGGCAAGCACCAAAGCCTCAGCCCTTGTGGCGATGAGCGACGATCAGGTGGGCCTGCACCTGCGTGAGGCGGTGATCCTTGTAGCGCTGGCCGGCTGTCCCCAATTGATCGAAACCTTTGAGACCGGGTTGGAGGGAATGGCCTGCACGGACCCCGACCACGCGCGGCTGCGCGACCTTCTGCTGCGCTTTGGCCATGCCAGCGAAGAGGTGCTGCGCGAAGAGATTTCCTATTCTCTGGGCTGGGAAACCCTTGAAAACATCAAGGCGCAACGCCACGTTGCCATCACGCCCTGCATCCGCAAACCCGGCAATGTGGAAATGACCCGGATGACCGTGGCCGAGGAACTGGCCAAACTGGACGCCGCCCGCGGGCTGAACGAGGAAATTGCCGAAGCCGTCGAAGACTTAAGCGGCCCGGCAGACGAGGGGGTCACGTGGCGCCTGAGCGAAGCGGCCCGTGCCGCCGACATTGCCCGCCGCAGCGCACAAGAAGACAACAACGGTGAATTTGACGTTGGCGACAACGGTATGACGATGAGCCGCGATGAACGCAGCGCCCTCGACGCGCTGCTTGGAACGATTAGATATGACAAGTCGAAGGGCCGCGGATGA
- a CDS encoding sarcosine oxidase subunit gamma, giving the protein MVELKAQSPFADLLPLKVGSMTVEERDLGRLTVLGGFASAAGLSETLEAAHGVTLPKPLQSTQKDNTRCLWFCQNEVLLVGPAPDETLANHAALVDVSDGWAAAELQGPGAEDVLARLVPVDLRSATFKPGQTLRSQLREITASITRTDAGFLLLVYRSMAGTLVQELRRAMEAVASRR; this is encoded by the coding sequence GTGGTTGAATTGAAAGCGCAAAGCCCCTTTGCGGACCTGCTCCCCCTAAAAGTCGGCAGCATGACGGTCGAGGAACGCGATTTGGGTCGGCTTACCGTGCTGGGCGGCTTTGCCAGTGCTGCGGGATTGTCAGAGACGTTGGAGGCAGCGCATGGGGTTACCTTGCCAAAGCCGTTGCAGAGCACCCAGAAGGACAACACCCGATGCCTTTGGTTCTGTCAGAATGAAGTTTTGCTGGTTGGCCCCGCGCCGGACGAGACACTGGCAAATCACGCAGCGCTGGTCGATGTCTCAGACGGCTGGGCGGCGGCAGAGCTGCAGGGGCCGGGGGCCGAAGACGTGTTGGCGCGGTTGGTCCCTGTCGATCTGCGCAGTGCGACGTTCAAACCCGGCCAAACCCTGCGCAGCCAGTTGCGCGAGATAACCGCCTCAATCACCCGCACCGACGCCGGGTTTCTGTTGCTGGTCTATCGGTCGATGGCCGGCACTTTGGTGCAGGAGTTGCGCCGCGCTATGGAAGCGGTGGCGTCGCGGCGCTAG
- a CDS encoding sarcosine oxidase subunit alpha family protein yields MRIAGRGLIDRDKPVSFTFDGRRYDGFAGDTVASAMLANGQRLMGRSFKYHRPRGVLSAGSEEPNALVTTGVGPASEPNVRATMQEIYEGLAVRSQNAWPSLDFDVMAVNDLGAPFLGAGFYYKTFMWPRNFWRRVYEPVIRRAAGLGRLSGQPNADAYEKAYAFCDLLVIGAGPAGLMAALTAARSGADVILADEDAPMGGRLNCESERIGGQPGHAWAAGVVAELAAMDNVRLMPRTTVTGAYDGGMFGALERVNQHRARRGEGAPLECFWRIAAKQSILAAGALERPVAFANNDRPGIMTAGAVRAYLNRWGVAPGKQVAVFGNNDDAHRTARDLAAAGVHVAALIDSRDRVSVDGADFPVLSGAVVCNASGRRELEAVTIRTAGGEHKIQVDCLAMSGGWNPSVHLTCHLSGRPMWDPAIHAFVPTPGAVPGMHVAGACNGVFSTHGCLAAGVAAAKGALEALGRKAEAIDLPPAEDAPYTLKPLWSVPGKGRAWLDFQNDVCVKDVQQAAAENFRSVEHMKRYTTQGMAPDQGKSSNVAALAVLADATGRGIAETGTTTFRPPYTPVAIAAMGAGGQGKGFAPERLTTSHAASLAMNAPMVEAGLWYRPSYFPRGREHNWRQSCDREVGFVRKSVGICDVSTLGKIDIQGADAAKLLDLVYTNTFNTLKVGKVRYGLMMREDGFVMDDGTCARLGEQHFLMTTTTGAAGQVMRHLEFVTQCLHPEWQVHLTSVTEHWAQFAVAGPKSRELLNGLLEQPIDNDRFPFMACGDVRLGGVDARLFRISFSGEHAYEVAVPARFGAALFDLLVARADALGGGAYGMEALNVLRLEKGHITHAEIDGRATASDIGMERMVSDAKDCIGKTMSERAGLRDPERAQLVGLRPVGAVKQLTAGAFLFETGAEASRENAQGHTTSVGFSPDVGTFIGLGFVTRGRQRHGEVMRMVDHLREIEAEVEICAPVFVDPEGGRARG; encoded by the coding sequence ATGAGGATCGCAGGGCGCGGATTGATCGACCGGGACAAGCCGGTCAGTTTCACCTTCGACGGGCGGCGCTATGATGGCTTTGCGGGCGATACAGTCGCTTCGGCCATGCTGGCAAACGGGCAGCGGTTGATGGGGCGGTCGTTCAAATACCACCGTCCGCGCGGGGTGCTGAGCGCGGGCAGCGAAGAGCCGAACGCGCTGGTGACCACCGGGGTTGGCCCCGCGTCAGAGCCCAATGTCCGCGCCACGATGCAAGAGATTTATGAGGGTCTGGCGGTGCGCAGCCAGAACGCTTGGCCGAGCCTCGACTTTGATGTGATGGCGGTGAACGACCTTGGCGCGCCGTTTCTCGGAGCCGGGTTCTATTACAAGACCTTCATGTGGCCGCGCAATTTTTGGCGCCGCGTTTATGAACCGGTGATCCGCCGTGCGGCGGGGCTCGGGCGATTGAGCGGCCAACCGAATGCCGACGCCTATGAAAAAGCCTATGCCTTTTGCGATCTCTTGGTGATCGGCGCGGGGCCAGCCGGTCTGATGGCGGCGCTGACGGCTGCGCGGTCCGGGGCGGATGTGATCCTCGCCGATGAAGATGCGCCGATGGGCGGGCGGCTTAACTGTGAGAGCGAGCGCATCGGCGGTCAGCCGGGTCACGCTTGGGCCGCAGGCGTAGTCGCGGAACTTGCAGCAATGGACAACGTCCGCCTGATGCCGCGCACGACGGTGACCGGTGCCTATGACGGCGGCATGTTCGGCGCGTTGGAGCGGGTCAACCAACACCGCGCGCGGCGGGGCGAAGGTGCGCCGCTGGAGTGTTTCTGGCGCATCGCGGCCAAGCAATCGATCCTCGCAGCGGGCGCATTGGAGCGCCCCGTGGCTTTTGCGAACAACGACCGCCCCGGGATCATGACCGCAGGCGCGGTGCGGGCTTATCTCAATCGTTGGGGCGTGGCACCGGGCAAGCAGGTGGCGGTCTTTGGCAACAACGACGACGCGCATCGCACCGCCCGCGATCTGGCAGCGGCGGGGGTGCATGTGGCTGCGCTGATCGACAGTCGCGACAGGGTCAGCGTCGATGGCGCGGATTTCCCAGTGCTGAGCGGTGCGGTGGTCTGCAACGCATCAGGCCGCAGAGAACTCGAGGCGGTCACCATCCGCACGGCAGGGGGCGAGCATAAGATACAGGTCGATTGCTTGGCGATGTCGGGGGGCTGGAACCCTTCGGTGCATCTGACCTGCCATCTGAGCGGGCGGCCTATGTGGGATCCAGCGATCCACGCCTTCGTGCCAACCCCCGGTGCAGTGCCGGGGATGCATGTGGCGGGGGCGTGCAATGGCGTGTTTTCGACTCACGGCTGCCTTGCAGCGGGTGTGGCAGCGGCAAAGGGTGCGCTGGAAGCTTTGGGCCGCAAAGCGGAGGCCATAGACTTGCCGCCTGCCGAGGACGCGCCCTACACCCTCAAACCGCTTTGGTCCGTGCCTGGCAAGGGGCGGGCGTGGCTGGATTTTCAGAACGATGTCTGCGTGAAGGATGTGCAGCAGGCGGCGGCGGAGAACTTCCGCTCGGTCGAGCATATGAAGCGCTACACGACGCAGGGCATGGCACCGGATCAGGGCAAAAGCTCCAACGTCGCGGCGCTGGCAGTGCTGGCCGATGCGACGGGACGCGGGATTGCTGAGACGGGTACGACCACCTTTCGCCCGCCCTATACCCCGGTCGCGATTGCAGCGATGGGCGCGGGCGGGCAGGGCAAGGGTTTTGCGCCCGAGCGTCTGACCACCAGCCATGCCGCCAGCCTTGCGATGAACGCGCCGATGGTGGAGGCAGGGCTGTGGTATCGCCCCAGCTATTTCCCGCGCGGGCGGGAGCATAACTGGCGGCAATCTTGTGATCGGGAGGTTGGTTTCGTGCGTAAGTCGGTGGGCATCTGCGATGTCTCGACCTTGGGCAAGATCGACATTCAGGGGGCGGATGCGGCCAAGCTTCTTGATCTGGTTTATACCAATACTTTCAACACATTGAAGGTCGGTAAGGTGCGCTATGGTTTGATGATGCGCGAGGATGGGTTCGTCATGGATGACGGCACCTGCGCGCGGTTGGGCGAGCAGCACTTTCTGATGACCACCACCACGGGTGCGGCGGGACAGGTGATGCGACATTTGGAGTTCGTGACGCAATGTCTGCATCCCGAATGGCAGGTGCATTTGACCTCGGTCACCGAACACTGGGCGCAGTTTGCCGTGGCGGGGCCGAAGTCGCGCGAATTGCTGAACGGGTTGTTGGAGCAACCGATCGACAATGACCGCTTCCCCTTTATGGCCTGCGGCGACGTGCGGCTTGGCGGGGTCGACGCACGACTGTTCCGCATCTCCTTTTCCGGCGAACATGCTTATGAAGTCGCGGTGCCCGCACGCTTTGGGGCGGCGCTGTTTGATCTGCTGGTCGCGCGGGCCGATGCGCTCGGCGGTGGCGCCTACGGGATGGAGGCGCTCAACGTGCTGCGGCTGGAAAAAGGCCATATCACCCATGCAGAGATCGACGGGCGCGCCACGGCGAGTGACATTGGCATGGAGCGGATGGTGTCAGACGCCAAAGACTGTATCGGCAAAACCATGTCTGAACGCGCCGGCCTGCGCGATCCTGAGCGGGCGCAACTGGTTGGACTACGGCCCGTAGGCGCGGTGAAGCAGTTGACCGCCGGCGCGTTTTTGTTTGAGACCGGGGCCGAGGCGAGCCGCGAGAATGCGCAGGGGCATACGACCTCTGTCGGGTTTTCGCCGGATGTCGGCACCTTCATCGGGCTGGGTTTTGTGACCCGTGGCCGCCAACGTCATGGAGAGGTGATGCGCATGGTCGATCATCTGCGTGAGATTGAGGCGGAGGTGGAGATCTGCGCCCCGGTCTTTGTCGACCCGGAAGGAGGGCGCGCCCGTGGTTGA
- a CDS encoding sarcosine oxidase subunit delta, giving the protein MRIECPICGSRDRREFYYRGAAVALARPAPDAGDDIWDAFLHLRDNPAGETRDLWQHEAGCGAWLVVTRNTVTHAVHAVALASDVKRATL; this is encoded by the coding sequence ATGCGGATTGAATGCCCCATTTGCGGCAGCCGGGACCGGCGTGAGTTCTACTATCGCGGCGCTGCGGTCGCCTTGGCGCGCCCTGCGCCCGATGCCGGTGATGACATCTGGGACGCCTTTTTGCACCTGCGCGACAACCCAGCCGGAGAGACGCGCGACCTGTGGCAGCATGAGGCCGGGTGCGGCGCGTGGCTGGTCGTCACCCGCAATACGGTGACCCACGCGGTTCACGCCGTTGCACTGGCGTCTGATGTGAAAAGGGCCACGCTATGA